One window of the Macrobrachium nipponense isolate FS-2020 chromosome 22, ASM1510439v2, whole genome shotgun sequence genome contains the following:
- the LOC135198693 gene encoding U4/U6 small nuclear ribonucleoprotein Prp3-like isoform X1: MSLSKREYEDYKSAVDKMVNRYVTRDRSSVVSAITHAVDSGNDKRRLEDKLMDYVERSLAHKLAEKAFMLLDDLGFKGKSSSRKRTHKDDSDRDKESKRARVKEDKELSPKPKPPVQPAPQPTPNNTVSPGQIQAQQIKDIMAKAQAVIEERKKAMASLQPVPQKPATNGTDFSAVPLAAQPPPSALTGMGTGSSPEVSTRIAELQARIQAQLGSVPIVGLPPLPIMNAATPVMPQVAKPAGDQGKPTPLILDAEGRTVDKSGKEVHLTQRIPTLKANIRAKKREEFKQQLQERPLEDTVESTFFDPRVTSRASLRSKRPFRFHDPGKFIQLAQRERAKSRLEKLQGEISQIAKKTGISSAAKLAQLEQRELKSTVDDAPEVEWWDSVILDGNKYPEEGSPVPVKEDFITSFIEHPLEMRCPSDPSKPVTLQVYLTKKERKKLRRMNRREAWKEKQEKIRLGLEPPPEPKVRMANLMRVLGNEAVLDPTKMEKHVREQMAKRLKAHQDANAARKLTPDQRREKKVRKIREDTSTGVQVSVYKVTDFSNGSHKFKVETNAKQLYMTGTVVLFKDINVVVVEGGPKQQKKYKRLMMERIKWAEESRSKDADLESKCQLIWEGKTSERSFGEMQFKACPTENFARDHFKKHGVEHYWDVAYGKKILEETDEGI; encoded by the exons ATGTCGCTTTCAAAGAGAGAGTATGAGGACTACAAATCTGCCGTTGATAAAATGGTAAACAGATATGTCACACGAGATCGTTCATCCGTAGTTTCGGCCATTACCCATGCTGTAGATTCAGGAAATGACAAGAGGAGGCTGGAAGATAAACTAATGGATTATGTGGAAAGAAGCTTAGCTCATAAATTAGCAGAAAag GCATTCATGCTCCTTGATGATTTAGGCTTCAAAGGAAAGAGTTCCTCCAGGAAGCGTACTCACAAGGATGACAGCGATCGTGATAAAGAAAGCAAGCGGGCCAGGGTGAAGGAGGACAAAGAGCTTTCACCCAAACCCAAACCACCTGTGCAACCGGCGCCTCAGCCTACCCCAAACAATACCGTCAGCCCTGGACAGATTCAAGCTCAGCAG ATTAAAGACATTATGGCTAAAGCACAGGCTGtgattgaagaaagaaaaaaagcaatgGCCAGTCTCCAGCCAGTTCCACAGAAGCCTGCAACCAATGGCACTG ATTTTTCAGCAGTCCCCCTTGCAGCTCAGCCACCACCCTCTGCGTTAACTGGTATGGGAACTGGATCCAGTCCTGAAGTAAGTACGAGAATTGCTGAGCTCCAAGCTCGTATTCAGGCGCAGCTTGGAAGTGTACCGATCGTTGGTCTTCCCCCTTTGCCTATCATGAATGCTGCTACTCCTGTTATGCCGCAAGTGGCAAAACCAGCAGGGGATCAGGGCAAGCCAACCCCTCTTATTTTGGATGCAGAGGGCAGGACTGTAGATAAGAGCGGCAAAGAGGTACACTTGACTCAGCGGATTCCGACGCTGaag GCTAACATCAGGGCAAAGAAGCGTGAAGAATTCAAGCAGCAGTTGCAGGAGAGACCTCTGGAAGATACAGTAGAAAGTACTTTTTTCGACCCCCGGGTTACTAGTCGGGCTTCACTGAGGTCAAAGCGGCCTTTCAGATTTCATGACCCCGGTAAATTTATCCAGTTAGCTCAAAGGGAAAGAGCCAAA TCCAGATTAGAAAAACTGCAGGGAGAGATCTCTCAAATTGCCAAGAAAACAGGCATATCATCAGCTGCCAAACTAGCACAACTTGAGCAGAGGGAACTGAAGAGTACAGTTGATGATGCACCTGAAGTGGAATGGTGGGACTCTGTTATCCTTGATGGAAATAA GTATCCTGAGGAAGGTAGCCCAGTTCCAGTGAAGGAAGACTTCATAACAAGTTTCATAGAACATCCGCTTGAAATGAGATGTCCTTCAGACCCATCAAAGCCGGTTACGCTTCAGGTGTATCTTACAAAAAAGGAACGTAAAAAATTACGCCGCATGAATAGGAGAGAGGCCTGGAAGGAGAAGCAGGAGAAGATACGTTTAGGTCTGGAACCACCTCCTGAGCCTAAG GTACGCATGGCCAATCTTATGCGTGTGTTAGGGAATGAAGCTGTCCTTGACCCCACCAAAATGGAGAAACACGTGAGAGAGCAAATGGCAAAGAGACTGAAAGCTCATCAAGATGCCAATGCTGCTCGTAAACTCACACCAGACCAGCGAAGAGAGAAGAAGGTTAGGAAAATAAGGGAAGATACATCTACAGGTGTTCAAGTTTCAGTCTACAA AGTTACTGATTTCTCGAATGGCTCACACAAATTTAAGGTAGAAACTAATGCAAAGCAACTATACATGACTGGCACAGTCGTCCTCTTCAAAGATatcaatgttgttgttgttgaaggagGACCCAAACAGCAGAAAAAATATAAGAG GTTAATGATGGAACGTATTAAATGGGCTGAAGAGAGCCGTTCGAAAGATGCAGATTTAGAATCCAAATGTCAGTTGATATGGGAAGGCAAAACTTCGGAGAGAAGTTTTGGCGAG ATGCAGTTCAAGGCTTGTCCAACTGAAAATTTTGCCCGGGACCACTTCAAAAAGCACGGCGTCGAGCACTACTGGGATGTAGCATACGGGAAGAAAATTCTAGAAGAGACGGACGAAGGAATTTGA
- the LOC135198693 gene encoding U4/U6 small nuclear ribonucleoprotein Prp3-like isoform X2, with amino-acid sequence MSLSKREYEDYKSAVDKMVNRYVTRDRSSVVSAITHAVDSGNDKRRLEDKLMDYVERSLAHKLAEKAFMLLDDLGFKGKSSSRKRTHKDDSDRDKESKRARVKEDKELSPKPKPPVQPAPQPTPNNTVSPGQIQAQQIKDIMAKAQAVIEERKKAMASLQPVPQKPATNGTAQPPPSALTGMGTGSSPEVSTRIAELQARIQAQLGSVPIVGLPPLPIMNAATPVMPQVAKPAGDQGKPTPLILDAEGRTVDKSGKEVHLTQRIPTLKANIRAKKREEFKQQLQERPLEDTVESTFFDPRVTSRASLRSKRPFRFHDPGKFIQLAQRERAKSRLEKLQGEISQIAKKTGISSAAKLAQLEQRELKSTVDDAPEVEWWDSVILDGNKYPEEGSPVPVKEDFITSFIEHPLEMRCPSDPSKPVTLQVYLTKKERKKLRRMNRREAWKEKQEKIRLGLEPPPEPKVRMANLMRVLGNEAVLDPTKMEKHVREQMAKRLKAHQDANAARKLTPDQRREKKVRKIREDTSTGVQVSVYKVTDFSNGSHKFKVETNAKQLYMTGTVVLFKDINVVVVEGGPKQQKKYKRLMMERIKWAEESRSKDADLESKCQLIWEGKTSERSFGEMQFKACPTENFARDHFKKHGVEHYWDVAYGKKILEETDEGI; translated from the exons ATGTCGCTTTCAAAGAGAGAGTATGAGGACTACAAATCTGCCGTTGATAAAATGGTAAACAGATATGTCACACGAGATCGTTCATCCGTAGTTTCGGCCATTACCCATGCTGTAGATTCAGGAAATGACAAGAGGAGGCTGGAAGATAAACTAATGGATTATGTGGAAAGAAGCTTAGCTCATAAATTAGCAGAAAag GCATTCATGCTCCTTGATGATTTAGGCTTCAAAGGAAAGAGTTCCTCCAGGAAGCGTACTCACAAGGATGACAGCGATCGTGATAAAGAAAGCAAGCGGGCCAGGGTGAAGGAGGACAAAGAGCTTTCACCCAAACCCAAACCACCTGTGCAACCGGCGCCTCAGCCTACCCCAAACAATACCGTCAGCCCTGGACAGATTCAAGCTCAGCAG ATTAAAGACATTATGGCTAAAGCACAGGCTGtgattgaagaaagaaaaaaagcaatgGCCAGTCTCCAGCCAGTTCCACAGAAGCCTGCAACCAATGGCACTG CTCAGCCACCACCCTCTGCGTTAACTGGTATGGGAACTGGATCCAGTCCTGAAGTAAGTACGAGAATTGCTGAGCTCCAAGCTCGTATTCAGGCGCAGCTTGGAAGTGTACCGATCGTTGGTCTTCCCCCTTTGCCTATCATGAATGCTGCTACTCCTGTTATGCCGCAAGTGGCAAAACCAGCAGGGGATCAGGGCAAGCCAACCCCTCTTATTTTGGATGCAGAGGGCAGGACTGTAGATAAGAGCGGCAAAGAGGTACACTTGACTCAGCGGATTCCGACGCTGaag GCTAACATCAGGGCAAAGAAGCGTGAAGAATTCAAGCAGCAGTTGCAGGAGAGACCTCTGGAAGATACAGTAGAAAGTACTTTTTTCGACCCCCGGGTTACTAGTCGGGCTTCACTGAGGTCAAAGCGGCCTTTCAGATTTCATGACCCCGGTAAATTTATCCAGTTAGCTCAAAGGGAAAGAGCCAAA TCCAGATTAGAAAAACTGCAGGGAGAGATCTCTCAAATTGCCAAGAAAACAGGCATATCATCAGCTGCCAAACTAGCACAACTTGAGCAGAGGGAACTGAAGAGTACAGTTGATGATGCACCTGAAGTGGAATGGTGGGACTCTGTTATCCTTGATGGAAATAA GTATCCTGAGGAAGGTAGCCCAGTTCCAGTGAAGGAAGACTTCATAACAAGTTTCATAGAACATCCGCTTGAAATGAGATGTCCTTCAGACCCATCAAAGCCGGTTACGCTTCAGGTGTATCTTACAAAAAAGGAACGTAAAAAATTACGCCGCATGAATAGGAGAGAGGCCTGGAAGGAGAAGCAGGAGAAGATACGTTTAGGTCTGGAACCACCTCCTGAGCCTAAG GTACGCATGGCCAATCTTATGCGTGTGTTAGGGAATGAAGCTGTCCTTGACCCCACCAAAATGGAGAAACACGTGAGAGAGCAAATGGCAAAGAGACTGAAAGCTCATCAAGATGCCAATGCTGCTCGTAAACTCACACCAGACCAGCGAAGAGAGAAGAAGGTTAGGAAAATAAGGGAAGATACATCTACAGGTGTTCAAGTTTCAGTCTACAA AGTTACTGATTTCTCGAATGGCTCACACAAATTTAAGGTAGAAACTAATGCAAAGCAACTATACATGACTGGCACAGTCGTCCTCTTCAAAGATatcaatgttgttgttgttgaaggagGACCCAAACAGCAGAAAAAATATAAGAG GTTAATGATGGAACGTATTAAATGGGCTGAAGAGAGCCGTTCGAAAGATGCAGATTTAGAATCCAAATGTCAGTTGATATGGGAAGGCAAAACTTCGGAGAGAAGTTTTGGCGAG ATGCAGTTCAAGGCTTGTCCAACTGAAAATTTTGCCCGGGACCACTTCAAAAAGCACGGCGTCGAGCACTACTGGGATGTAGCATACGGGAAGAAAATTCTAGAAGAGACGGACGAAGGAATTTGA